ATCCGCGGCGTCCGGAGCTACCGTCAGGGCCGCTTCGGCCACCATCCGCCAGGCATCCAGGCGTGTATCGAGACCTTGGGGCCCGTCCTGGAGCCCGCGCCTCAGTCCGAGCCCGCGAACCTGCGCGCCTTGGGGCACTTCGTTCTCGCACGCTGCCTGGCGGAGCAATACGAGACGGTGCGCGCCATCCACCATTTCGAGCAGGTCCTGCGTCTCACGCCCGAAGATGAATACGCCCGGTTGGGCCTGCTCGCGGAGTTGTCCCTCCTGGCGCATATGCGCCAGGACGCTCTGCCGTCAGGGACCGAGCAGGAATGGGAAAGCCGTTATCTCGCGCAGGTGGCCGTGGCTCGGGAGCGTCTCCAGAACCGCCAGGCGCTGGAGCTGCTCGACGTCATCTTCAGCCAGCAGGAGATTGAAAGCGGGGATGAGCTCACGCCCGAGCAGTTGGAGAAGCGGCGTCGCGTGGGGGCCGGGGCGTTTCGCTACAAGGCGCGCTGAGTGCGCGTTCGGGGTGCGTTGGGGATATGCTGACGCATCATGATCTGCCAAGTCTGTGCGCGGCTCCGCGACGTGGCCACGGCCGCCACGTGCCCGGAGTGTGGGGCGCCGCTCGTCCCCGCCACCGAACTCCATCTCGAAGCGCTCGTGAAGGAGTCGCTGCGGCGACACATCGAAGGCTGGCAGGCCCGCGCGCTCATTGATGTCGATACGGCGACGCGGCTCACCCTGTCCCTCGCTCCGGAGTCGAACGACGGCGGCGGCGTAGCGCCCGAGGAGCCGGCGTCCACGCTGGATTCCGCCGACGCAGTGGTGATCTCCACCGTGGATTCGGCCACCCGCGCGGAGGCCTGGGCTGATGGGCTCTCGACCTCCCTTCGCGAAGGGAGTGGCTGGCGCCTGTGGGGCTGGGGCGCGGCGCTCGCGCGCTCGTTGGACGAAGCCGCGAAGGCGGAGCGGGCGCAGAAGGCGCGCGGACGCCGAGGCCCACGGGAAGGGGATTCAGAGGCGGGCGAGGATGACCTGGGCGCGGCGCTGGGCTCCGGCGAGGCGTTCTTCGCCAGGGATGTCTCGGGTCCGCTCAGCGGAGGGCTCGAGGCCGTCGTGGCGCTCGACGCACGGCCGGAGAGCACGCCCCGGTTCCAGGAGTTCATCTGGTGGTTTCTGGGCGCGGTGTTGGTGCTGGGCGGCTCGCTGATGGGCGTGCGCGAGGCCTGGAATGCGCTCGGCGGCGTTCCTCGGCAGTTGCTCGTCACGGGCGCGTTGTGGGGCTACCACGCGGGGTTCGTCGGGCTCGGCGTGTTCTTGTCCCGCCGCTCGATGCCGGTGGGGCGCGTCCTTTCGGGCATCGGCCTCGCGTTGCTTCCCGTGGCCTTCATCGCGATGTCGTCGCTGTTCGAGCTGTCATCGGGGCTCGGTGTCGCGGTGGCGCTCGGT
This genomic window from Myxococcus hansupus contains:
- a CDS encoding DUF2314 domain-containing protein; amino-acid sequence: MSFRFVAVGLLVSFLGVFGCAHTPSSAVETSSPAGSPWDREWVVWAEEDAVRIAAWRGHPRMEGRFHEEAADDIQAFFQHPESNDPMHNEVMWVTVIAHDAASDSFLGILLNAPRHLKDVQEGDNVVIHLPAEAELPFARDAGKGRLGWPVAAAGSFSETLIRGVRSYRQGRFGHHPPGIQACIETLGPVLEPAPQSEPANLRALGHFVLARCLAEQYETVRAIHHFEQVLRLTPEDEYARLGLLAELSLLAHMRQDALPSGTEQEWESRYLAQVAVARERLQNRQALELLDVIFSQQEIESGDELTPEQLEKRRRVGAGAFRYKAR